One window from the genome of Streptomyces sp. NBC_01476 encodes:
- a CDS encoding GntR family transcriptional regulator — translation MGTTQLEAVQEPKYWHLKTVLNDALDSEFEVGEILPNERDLAARFGVARATLRQALEQLELEGRLQRRRGVGTTVAPPRMGVAVGPSANAWPGAGRDTWNTIGCVEAVAPASVAALLGTGSDEAVHTIRRERVMQGQSVATELLYVPPASVPGLSTLLTPATHAPAVLRELHSLELEGEDRAVELGSARAEDAKQLDRLPGAPVLVVTTRYYAGGRVAAASVATYRADTCRLTFGDSGAIEVTHHEPEPHRQAS, via the coding sequence GTGGGGACCACGCAGCTCGAAGCGGTGCAGGAGCCGAAGTACTGGCACCTCAAGACGGTGCTGAACGACGCCCTCGACTCCGAGTTCGAGGTCGGCGAGATCCTGCCGAACGAACGTGACCTGGCGGCCCGCTTCGGCGTGGCCCGGGCCACCTTGCGCCAGGCGCTCGAACAACTGGAACTCGAAGGCCGCCTCCAGCGGCGGCGCGGCGTCGGCACCACGGTCGCCCCGCCCCGTATGGGCGTCGCGGTCGGCCCTTCGGCCAACGCCTGGCCGGGCGCCGGCCGTGACACCTGGAACACCATCGGGTGCGTGGAAGCGGTCGCCCCCGCCTCGGTCGCCGCGCTGCTCGGCACCGGTTCGGACGAGGCCGTGCACACCATCCGCCGCGAGCGGGTGATGCAGGGTCAGTCGGTCGCCACCGAACTCCTCTACGTCCCGCCGGCCTCGGTGCCGGGGCTCTCCACGCTGCTCACCCCCGCCACCCACGCCCCGGCGGTGCTGCGCGAGCTGCACTCCCTGGAACTGGAGGGCGAGGACCGCGCGGTCGAACTCGGCTCCGCCCGTGCGGAGGACGCCAAGCAGCTCGACCGGCTGCCCGGCGCGCCGGTGCTCGTCGTCACCACCCGGTACTACGCCGGCGGCCGGGTCGCCGCCGCGTCGGTGGCCACCTACCGCGCCGACACCTGCCGGCTCACCTTCGGTGACTCGGGCGCGATCGAGGTCACCCACCACGAGCCGGAGCCCCACCGCCAGGCGTCCTGA
- a CDS encoding SDR family oxidoreductase gives MAQVTVVTGGGRGIGAAVALRLAADGHRIGIGYERDRAAADEVAAEVRAAGAACLVHQVDTSDEAQVDAFFDAVVSGLGPVTGLVGNAGITGPLGRFTETPVEVMRRVVEVNVMGSLICARRAALEMSTRYGGQGGAIVNISSGGATLGSPGEYVHYAASKAAVDTLTVGLSKELAPDGVRVNSVQPGMIVTGIHAAMGDAERPWRNPDRIPMRRPGQPQEVAGAVAWLLSPEASYTTGAVLRVAGGL, from the coding sequence ATGGCCCAGGTCACGGTGGTCACCGGGGGCGGACGCGGGATCGGGGCCGCGGTGGCGCTGCGGCTCGCGGCGGACGGGCACCGGATCGGTATCGGCTATGAGCGGGACCGGGCCGCGGCGGACGAGGTGGCCGCCGAGGTGCGCGCGGCCGGCGCCGCGTGCCTGGTGCACCAGGTCGACACCAGCGACGAGGCACAGGTGGACGCCTTCTTCGACGCGGTCGTGTCGGGCCTTGGCCCGGTCACCGGGCTGGTCGGCAACGCGGGCATCACCGGGCCGCTGGGCCGCTTCACCGAGACGCCGGTGGAGGTGATGCGCCGGGTGGTGGAGGTCAACGTGATGGGGTCGCTCATCTGCGCCCGCCGGGCGGCGCTGGAGATGTCCACCCGGTACGGGGGCCAGGGCGGCGCGATCGTGAACATCTCGTCGGGCGGCGCCACTCTCGGCAGTCCCGGCGAGTACGTGCACTACGCGGCGAGCAAGGCCGCGGTCGACACCCTGACGGTGGGCTTGTCCAAGGAGTTGGCGCCCGACGGGGTGCGGGTGAACTCGGTGCAGCCCGGGATGATCGTCACCGGTATCCACGCGGCGATGGGCGACGCGGAGCGGCCGTGGCGGAACCCGGACCGGATTCCGATGCGGCGGCCGGGGCAGCCGCAGGAGGTCGCGGGGGCGGTGGCGTGGCTGCTGTCGCCGGAGGCGTCGTACACCACGGGCGCGGTGCTGCGGGTGGCCGGCGGGCTGTGA